ACTCTGTTGATTTCGTGAAAAAGTATCCTGTGTCAACAGTCGCTGGCGCGGTTGCGATCGGCTTCGTTGCCGGTATGCTTCTTCGTCGTACAACAAGACACTAGTTTTATCACCCCTAAGCCCCGTTGAAAAACGGGGCTTTTCTCTTTTGAGGAGTTGCCATGCAATGGCTTAGCCTTTTATTTTCGTTTTTTCTCGGAAAATTTAACGTCGCTCGCGCCCCAAGCCTGAAGGATAGCGTGTCCTTTGTATTCGAAGAAGCGGCTTACCGTAGCCGCAAACCCGCCGTTCTGATTTTAGGTGGGCTCGGTTGTATTCTGCTCTTGTGTGGCGGCTTTTTTATGGGCCTTATTGACCTGACAACTCAAATGGATCGCGAAGGTTCCGTTCGCGCCACTGCCAGCGCCATCAGCGGTTTTGTCTTGGTAGCAATTGCCCTTGGGGTTTTCTTCTGGATCTTCACCCGCGCTTGGCCCGGTGCCCGCAATGTGAAGGCAAAAAAGGAGGAGAAGGAAATTCCCGCCAGTGGCCTTGAACAAGCCCTCACTCTCCTTGTGATGGACTTCATCAAAGAGCGAGAGCTGAAACGTGAAGAACGCCGCCATCCCCATATTCCACCGGTTTCAGAGACGAACGAACGCACTCCGCCGCCCCTCCACTAAATAAAAAAGTGCTTTACGTATCCTTCTTAGGAGGGTCATAATCTCTTCATGGTAAATTGGAACGTTAGTCCGACAATCGTGAATCTTGGCCCTCTTCAATTGCGCTGGTACGGTCTCATGTTTTTGGTGGGTTTTCTTATTGGCTACCAAAGCATGCGCAAAATCTGCACCTGGGAAAATAAACCCCTCGAAAAGTTAGACTCCCTTTTAACTCATATTTTCTTGGGCACCCTTATCGGCGCTCGCCTTGGGCACTGCCTATTTTATGAGCCGGGATACTACTTGAGCCATCCTTTGGACATTATCAAAATCTGGGAGGGCGGCCTTGCAAGCCATGGCGGTGGCATCGGGGTGTTGATTGGAATCTGGCTCTTTTCTCGCAAGAATAGAGAATTCCCGGTTATGTGGATCTTTGACCGTGTCGCAATCTTTACGGTTTTAACGGGAGCGTTCATCCGTATCGGAAACTTGATGAACTCAGAAATCATCGGACGCCCGACAGATGTTCCGTGGGCCTTCGTTTTTGAAAGAGTCGACAAACTCCCTCGTCACCCAACCCAGATTTACGAAAGCCTGTGCTACTTTGCGATCGCGCTTTTTGGCTGGCTGACGTATCGTAAGTACAAGGCGAAACTCCCTTCAGGGCGCGTGTTTGGCCTCACCCTTGCTTTGATCTTCTTAGCCCGCTTTACCATCGAATTTTTCAAAGAAAACCAAGAGGCCTTCGAATCTTCGATGACGATCAACATGGGTCAGTTACTGAGTGTTCCTTTCATTCTCGCGGGAATTTATTTTTATGTTCGTTCATTCCGCGAAGTTCCTGCAGAAAATACGAAGTCTGTAAAGAAACGATCAAAGTAATTCCACTCTTCTTCCAAAGTTCACAGACCTAGGTTGATTTTTTCCCGAAGATTTTTTTTCTTTCATTTTCTTCGGGAATTTTCCATAGAAATGTTGCTACAATAATTGCATCACTTAGAAAGTTAAGAATGCAAAACAACATAGCGACTAATACATCGGCGACTTCCGCTTCTAAAATTCTTCAGTCCTGCCTTTCCCGCTCCTGGGGCGGACTTGAGATGGTTGCCTATGAGAATGCACTTTCTTTGCGCGACAATAATACCGAATGCTTCACGCTTTGTTTCTCAGGAAGTCCCCTCGAAAAACATTTGCAAATGCAAGGACTCCCTACTCTGAGCCTTTCTCAGCGCAGCATTTTTGATTTTTTAAAAGTCCGCCACTTCATTCAAGAACATGGAATTAAAACCATTCTCGTTCAACATTTGAAGGATCTTCGTCTGCTTTCAATGGCGACGATGAACCACAATGACGTGAAAATGGTCGCGATCTCTCACACTTTTGTGAACGTAGATAAAAAAGATTTTATCCACCGCTGGACCTATAAGAAACTCTCCAAGCTGATTTGCCTCACCAGTCTTCACAAGCAAAATCTTTTAGAGCATCTGCCGCTGGACGAGCAGCAACTAGAAATCATCCCCAACTTTGTGGACACAGAACGCTTTAATCCCAAGAACCGTTCAGAGACTGTTCGAAAAAGCCTTGGCGCAAAGCCCGGCATTCCTCTGATTGGTATTGCCTCTCGTCTGGATCCACAAAAGGGTCAAGACACGGCTCTGGAAGCGATGGCTATTCTGAAACGCCAGAAGGTTCCTCTGCAACTTGTGATTGTCGGCGAAAACACGCTGAACGAAATGAATTACCTTGAAGTGCTGAAAAAGAAAACAGCGGAACTCGGCCTTGAAGACTGCGTCTCTTTCACCGGTTACCGTGCTGATATGGAAAACATCATGGCATCACTCGATGCCCTTGTAATGCCTTCGCACTGTGAAACTTTCGGCCGGGTTTTGATTGAAGCGATGGCTTCTAAAACTCCGATCATCGCGACTCGCGCAGGCGGTGTTCCCGACATCATCGACTCAGACCGCCTCGGCCTGCTCGTAAGTCCACAAAATCCAGAGGAGCTGGCGGTAGCAATGAAGAAGATTGCCAGCAATCCTGAGCTTCGTAATGGCCTTTCAGAAAGCGGTTACTTTAAGGTGCGCTCAACCTACGCTAAAGAGGTTGTCGAGAGCCGCCTGATGAATCTTTTAGAAGTTTAAAGCTTACTGCGGGTAAGCGACGACTTCGATATAGAACTTACCCTTTGCCGTCGTAAACGGCACACGCATCGACGCAGACCCCTCAGGACATTTCATCAACTGACCTGCACCATGAACAACCTTAGGAATGGTCATCGCCACACCAAACTGCGCCAAGTCGGGCTTCGCATTTCCGTAGATGATATTATTAATCTCGCCGACAGCATCTTGGTTTTCGGCATTAATATCTGTCTGCTCTTCCATCAACATGTTAGTGACAAGTTCAAGATAGCTGGGCTTATCAAAAGAAATACTCAGCTGTCCTTTGAAGTTCTGGCTGACGATATCGAGGATCGATGAAATCACCCCGGACATAGGCTCCTGGCAGCTTTTCATCTCAGGTTTTCCCATGGTGATTTGACTTACTTGAAACTGACCAAGCACCTTGAGCGTCGATGAGATAATCGCATTAATCACGCGCACGTCGACAGAGTAGCGGGAACTTTCGGGAGTTTCTTCTTCGGTGCCTCCAGAGAGGTCTTGAGTGAGAGCTAAGATCATTTCTTGCGGATCAAAGGGTTTGGCAAAAACCCTTCCGGTCTTTAAAGATTCCGGCAATTGCTCAATGGCCTGAGCACTCACAACGTAAAGATGTCCGTCTTTGGTGTTTTTCACAGAGCGAAAATTATTGGCAAAACCGCTTTCGACCATGCGAGGAACACTGGTATCGAGGATGATCGCATCGAATTTCTGATTAACAGCTTTTAAAGATGCCTGTGCACCGTCTTTGGCTGAGACCAAAGTCAATGCAATATCTTTCTTTCGGAGCTGTTCAGCCAGCTCCGCTTCGCCCAATGTTTTATGTATAGTTCCGTCATCAACAATAAGAACATAACGGCGATACTTTAAAGCTGTATTCATAACATCGATCTCACCCGCAATAAGCTGTTCGGTTGAGAACCGAGCATTATTCATACAAATTATTTTGACCGCGATTTAACCACCGCTGGTGTCTCAAGATTAGATACCAAATCGATTCTAGTGTTGCGGAGGATTTTCTTCTTGATAAGGAGAAGGATGTTTATCTTCTCCCTCTTCAAAGAAGATTCCACGGAAGGCCCGCAGGAAATCCTCGATCCGAGTCGAGGTTGTGTTGCTTGAATCTCGTGCACCTTGGGTATTAATAAGCCCCGAATTGAACGCCCGGTACATCTCGACAAACTCGCGGGCCACTGGCGCAGAAAGTCCGGTCTGCATCAAAATCTTTTCGCAATCGCGATCGCTGAGTTGCTGGTAACTGATTCTTTGCTCAAGAATGCGCGAGAGCAACACACACACTTCTGCCATGCTCACATCGCGAGGGCCCAAGATGCTACGCACGTTTTTACCGACAAAATTTCGGCCTAAAAGATGCTCCGTCGCAACCCGGGCAATATCCAAGGTCGCCACCATTGGGATTGGCAGATCCGCCTGCAAGGAAGCCATAATCATTTTATTCTGACGAATTGTCTGTACGAAGCTCAGCAAATTCTCCATAAAAAACGCCGGGCGCAGATGCATGATATTGCAAGACTCGAGCTGATTCAGGCGTTGCTCATGATCATGCAGATACTGAATCACTCCGGTCCCCATGGAGTGTTCTGCGCCGAAGCTTGAAAGGTTCACCACGTAGTGCAGCCCGGAATCACGGAGAGCTTTGTAGATGGACTCACTGAGTTTGCGATAGTGATTTCCCAGAGAATCCGTGCGGTAATCTGGTGGAATCATCACAAAGGCGGCATTGCAATCTTTGAAGCATTTGGTGAGAAAGCCCGTGTCACCGATTTCTCCGAGGTAAAGGTCTGCTCCGAGACGCTTAAAGCTTTCAAGGTTCTGGGCATTTCGTCCCACCACCCGCACCCGTTCACCTCGCTTCAGCAAAGCGTCCGCAATCTTACTTCCCACATTCCCTGAGGCACCCAGCAGAGCCAACATAAAACCTCCTAGCTTCTAGGTCTGAGCATATAGCGGAAGATTTCGAGAATCTCGTCACGAGACAGTGACGAGCAATAGACGGAATCAACACGACTTATGTCTTGAGCAAGTATTATGTTGCGAAATGAGATTTACACTCCGCCCTATTTTTAAGCTATAATAGAGGTATGAAGTACATCTACATTCTTGAAAATGAAGAGAAATTTCGAGATGAGATGATCGAAGCAATCAGGAAAATCGATCCTCAGTTGCTGATCCGTTACTTCGCATCCCTCGAAGAATTTTCAAAGTGGATCAAATTGGTCATGATGGAAGGAGCGGACGCTCTTCCCAAAGGCGGCACTGCGCCGGCTGGACAGTTAGAGCCCACGGGTGGCACCCACCAATTACCTCTCATCATTTCAAAAGACGAATTCCTTGGTGCCCGACACATGTCCCTGCTTCGAAAGACCAGGGACTTATTTATTAAAAAAGGCCTCTGCACCCAAGAAGACCCCACCTCCCTCGTTCTGACAAGCTTCGACAATCCTGATTTTGATATAAAGCTCGCCGAAGACCGCATCATCAACAACGTCATCTTTAAGCCGTTTGACAAACTCATTCTGCAACAGCATTTGGCATTTGCCATCGGCGGCCGTCATCCGGTGTCTTCATACTCCGTACACAATATGAAAACCACCGCGGCGATTGAGATGCTCAAAGAGGTTGAAATCGAAGCGCTCTCAGACATCGGCTTTATCAGTATCAGCAATCGTCCCCTGAAGGTCGGCGCCCTGGCGAAGTACTACAGTCCCGCATTCTTGTCGATTCAGCACCGAAGTATGATGGCTCTTTGTGTGAAGTGCGAACCGCATCCCGAGCGCAAAGACTTTTATCGTTGTGGTTTTACTTTCCTCGCGGCGGACACTTTTCAGATCACCAATATTCGCAAACAAGTGCGAGCAAAAGACGTAAAACCTTTTGCTTACGAGTGGATTGCTAAGTCGCAAAATGCCATGCCCGTTGAAATTGCCGTGATCACCTCCGAAGATCACCTCGGCCAGCACTTTAAAGACAGCGTCGATAAAAGCTTCGGAAATGTTCAAGTTCACCATTTTGCAACCCTGCAGGATTTCCTTTATACAGTGGATCCAGAGCTCGCTAAGAAAGACAAGCGTGACATTGACTTCAGTAAACGCCCTCATATTAAAAACACTCTGCACGCCATTGTCGCCGATCACACCCTTTTCGAAGGGAGCTTCAAAGAACGCTGGCAGACTGTGCTTGATACCGTGAAAGCAAAACTCAAAAAACCGGACACTCCATCGGGCCTGACCGAAGTTTTTGTTATTTCAAAACATCCTTATTCGGATCCTGAAGAACGCGCACTTGGTGAAGTGGTCCGTGATATTTTCTTTCAGCCGGTGGATCCGATCTACATGGCCAAGAAGCTTCTCGCCTTTATTCCCACCTTGCA
The DNA window shown above is from Bdellovibrionales bacterium and carries:
- a CDS encoding chemotaxis protein CheX, with the translated sequence MNTALKYRRYVLIVDDGTIHKTLGEAELAEQLRKKDIALTLVSAKDGAQASLKAVNQKFDAIILDTSVPRMVESGFANNFRSVKNTKDGHLYVVSAQAIEQLPESLKTGRVFAKPFDPQEMILALTQDLSGGTEEETPESSRYSVDVRVINAIISSTLKVLGQFQVSQITMGKPEMKSCQEPMSGVISSILDIVSQNFKGQLSISFDKPSYLELVTNMLMEEQTDINAENQDAVGEINNIIYGNAKPDLAQFGVAMTIPKVVHGAGQLMKCPEGSASMRVPFTTAKGKFYIEVVAYPQ
- the lgt gene encoding prolipoprotein diacylglyceryl transferase, with the protein product MVNWNVSPTIVNLGPLQLRWYGLMFLVGFLIGYQSMRKICTWENKPLEKLDSLLTHIFLGTLIGARLGHCLFYEPGYYLSHPLDIIKIWEGGLASHGGGIGVLIGIWLFSRKNREFPVMWIFDRVAIFTVLTGAFIRIGNLMNSEIIGRPTDVPWAFVFERVDKLPRHPTQIYESLCYFAIALFGWLTYRKYKAKLPSGRVFGLTLALIFLARFTIEFFKENQEAFESSMTINMGQLLSVPFILAGIYFYVRSFREVPAENTKSVKKRSK
- a CDS encoding glycosyltransferase family 4 protein, producing MQNNIATNTSATSASKILQSCLSRSWGGLEMVAYENALSLRDNNTECFTLCFSGSPLEKHLQMQGLPTLSLSQRSIFDFLKVRHFIQEHGIKTILVQHLKDLRLLSMATMNHNDVKMVAISHTFVNVDKKDFIHRWTYKKLSKLICLTSLHKQNLLEHLPLDEQQLEIIPNFVDTERFNPKNRSETVRKSLGAKPGIPLIGIASRLDPQKGQDTALEAMAILKRQKVPLQLVIVGENTLNEMNYLEVLKKKTAELGLEDCVSFTGYRADMENIMASLDALVMPSHCETFGRVLIEAMASKTPIIATRAGGVPDIIDSDRLGLLVSPQNPEELAVAMKKIASNPELRNGLSESGYFKVRSTYAKEVVESRLMNLLEV
- a CDS encoding NmrA family NAD(P)-binding protein, coding for MLALLGASGNVGSKIADALLKRGERVRVVGRNAQNLESFKRLGADLYLGEIGDTGFLTKCFKDCNAAFVMIPPDYRTDSLGNHYRKLSESIYKALRDSGLHYVVNLSSFGAEHSMGTGVIQYLHDHEQRLNQLESCNIMHLRPAFFMENLLSFVQTIRQNKMIMASLQADLPIPMVATLDIARVATEHLLGRNFVGKNVRSILGPRDVSMAEVCVLLSRILEQRISYQQLSDRDCEKILMQTGLSAPVAREFVEMYRAFNSGLINTQGARDSSNTTSTRIEDFLRAFRGIFFEEGEDKHPSPYQEENPPQH